From Paenibacillus sp. GP183, one genomic window encodes:
- a CDS encoding HD domain-containing protein, with protein sequence MKAAQERAILDEAESFIKTKLGKDSSGHDWWHIYRVTQTAKTIAAQERADLFVCELASLLHDAADEKLNADPAAAERELREWLEASGAGAESTAHVLEIIATMSFKGGQRPPMRTLEGQVVQDADRLDAIGAVGISRVFAYSGWKGRPIHDPSMPPRERLTAEEYRSGNDTAINHFYEKLLKLKELMNTGYARQLAEERHRFMEQFLEQFYLEWEGKR encoded by the coding sequence ATGAAAGCAGCTCAGGAGAGAGCGATATTGGATGAGGCTGAGTCGTTTATTAAAACAAAGCTGGGGAAGGACAGCAGCGGCCATGATTGGTGGCATATCTACCGCGTGACACAGACAGCGAAAACGATCGCTGCCCAGGAGCGGGCGGATCTGTTCGTATGCGAGCTGGCCTCGCTGCTGCACGATGCAGCCGACGAGAAGCTGAATGCCGACCCGGCAGCCGCGGAGAGGGAGCTGCGGGAATGGCTGGAAGCGAGCGGCGCAGGAGCAGAATCGACAGCCCATGTGCTGGAGATTATTGCGACGATGTCGTTCAAGGGCGGGCAGCGGCCGCCGATGCGCACGCTGGAAGGGCAGGTCGTGCAGGATGCCGACCGTCTGGATGCAATAGGCGCGGTGGGCATCTCGCGCGTGTTTGCTTATTCGGGATGGAAGGGCCGCCCGATCCATGACCCGTCCATGCCGCCAAGAGAGCGGCTTACGGCGGAAGAGTATCGCAGCGGCAATGATACGGCGATCAATCATTTTTATGAGAAGCTGCTGAAGCTGAAGGAGCTGATGAACACCGGCTACGCCCGGCAGCTGGCCGAGGAGCGGCACCGCTTCATGGAGCAGTTTCTGGAGCAGTTTTATCTGGAGTGGGAAGGGAAAAGATAA
- a CDS encoding ribulokinase codes for MSKRYAIGVDFGTQSGRAVLVDLSDGTEVADHVTPYPHNVIDETLPGSGIKLDIGWALQHPGDYIEVLQRSIPAVIKESGIHAADVIGLGIDFTACTMLPVDAQGEPLCFLPELKDNPHSWVKLWKHHAAQDEANLINQFAEDRGEAFLPRYGGKISSEWMIAKIWQVLNEAPAIFNRTDLFLEAADWVISKLTGSFVRNSCSAGYKANWHKQDGYPSEEFFKSLDPRLEDLTATKLRGDVAVLGTKAGELTEEMAQLIGMQAGTAIAVGIIDAHAAVPGVGVVTPGKLVMAMGTSTCHMLLGKEEKHVEGMCGVVEDGIIPGYLGYEAGQSALGDMFQWYVKEAVPAYVQEAAEKEGISVHEWLEQRASAYKPGETGLLALDWWNGNRSVLVDTDLTGVMVGFTLLTKPEEIYRTLLEATAFGTRKIVDAFQESGVAVDELYACGGLPQRNQLLMQIYADVTNREIKIADSKQTSALGAAMFGAVAAGAVKGGYDSIVDAARKMARVRNETYKPIPENVEVYEKLYQEYSKLHDYFGRGQNDVMKQLKAIKEEARS; via the coding sequence ATGAGCAAAAGATATGCGATAGGTGTGGATTTCGGCACTCAATCCGGCCGTGCGGTACTCGTAGATCTTTCCGATGGAACTGAGGTTGCGGATCATGTCACGCCTTATCCCCACAATGTCATTGACGAAACACTGCCTGGATCAGGAATTAAGCTTGATATCGGCTGGGCCCTGCAGCACCCTGGCGATTACATAGAAGTGTTACAGCGCTCCATACCTGCGGTGATTAAGGAGTCAGGCATCCATGCAGCCGATGTGATCGGGCTAGGCATCGATTTTACGGCTTGCACCATGCTGCCGGTGGATGCGCAGGGCGAGCCGCTCTGCTTCCTGCCCGAGCTGAAGGACAATCCCCATAGCTGGGTGAAGCTATGGAAACATCATGCCGCTCAGGATGAAGCGAACCTGATCAATCAATTTGCCGAGGATCGCGGAGAAGCGTTCCTGCCAAGGTACGGCGGCAAAATATCATCGGAATGGATGATCGCGAAGATATGGCAGGTTCTCAACGAGGCACCCGCTATTTTCAATCGGACCGATTTATTCCTCGAGGCCGCGGATTGGGTCATTAGCAAGCTGACCGGCAGCTTTGTCCGCAATAGCTGCTCAGCTGGCTACAAAGCTAATTGGCATAAGCAGGATGGCTATCCAAGCGAGGAATTCTTCAAGTCGCTCGATCCTCGGCTTGAAGATTTAACGGCCACAAAGCTGCGCGGCGATGTGGCTGTGCTTGGCACCAAAGCCGGAGAGCTGACGGAAGAGATGGCGCAGCTCATCGGGATGCAAGCGGGAACGGCCATAGCCGTAGGTATCATAGACGCGCATGCCGCTGTCCCGGGCGTTGGTGTAGTCACACCAGGCAAGCTGGTCATGGCGATGGGCACATCCACTTGCCACATGCTGCTAGGCAAGGAAGAGAAGCATGTGGAGGGCATGTGCGGCGTAGTGGAAGACGGGATCATCCCAGGGTACCTGGGCTATGAGGCTGGGCAATCCGCCCTCGGCGATATGTTCCAGTGGTACGTGAAAGAAGCCGTCCCGGCGTATGTGCAGGAAGCAGCGGAGAAGGAAGGCATCAGCGTCCACGAGTGGCTGGAGCAGCGGGCCTCCGCTTACAAGCCTGGAGAAACAGGCCTGCTGGCGCTGGACTGGTGGAACGGGAACCGCTCGGTGCTGGTGGATACCGATCTGACCGGAGTAATGGTCGGCTTTACGCTGCTCACCAAGCCGGAGGAGATCTACCGCACGCTGCTTGAAGCAACCGCTTTCGGGACGCGCAAAATCGTGGATGCCTTCCAGGAGAGCGGCGTCGCTGTTGATGAGCTGTATGCTTGCGGCGGGCTGCCGCAGCGCAATCAGCTGCTGATGCAGATTTACGCGGATGTGACCAACCGCGAAATCAAGATCGCTGATTCCAAGCAGACTTCTGCGCTGGGTGCAGCCATGTTTGGGGCCGTTGCCGCAGGGGCGGTCAAGGGCGGCTATGATTCGATCGTAGATGCAGCCCGGAAGATGGCCAGAGTGCGCAATGAAACCTACAAGCCGATTCCGGAGAATGTTGAGGTTTATGAGAAGCTATATCAGGAATACTCCAAGCTGCACGATTATTTCGGCCGCGGCCAGAATGATGTCATGAAGCAGCTCAAGGCCATCAAGGAAGAAGCAAGATCCTAA
- a CDS encoding response regulator transcription factor, producing MTGEKILVVDDEPEIVELISIYLIKEGFEVISTGNGQQVFDLVLQHNPSLIILDILLPGMDGIEVCRQLRKTYNMPIIFISGKSEDIDIILGLSMGGDDYMTKPFSPGQLVARVKAHLRRYTLNDQKKDDPQILKFPGLEIDLVSHIVKAGKQFISLSAKEFDLLTLLAKTPNRVYKIEHLFELIWSLDSLGDPRTLIVHISNLRKKIEPNPAEPRYIITVRGVGYKFNGFFV from the coding sequence ATGACAGGAGAAAAAATACTGGTTGTTGACGATGAACCGGAGATCGTGGAACTTATCAGCATCTATTTGATCAAGGAAGGTTTTGAGGTCATCAGCACAGGAAATGGGCAGCAGGTTTTTGACTTGGTGCTGCAGCACAATCCGAGCTTGATTATTCTTGATATTCTGCTTCCCGGCATGGACGGTATTGAGGTATGCAGACAATTGCGTAAGACCTATAATATGCCTATTATTTTTATTTCCGGGAAAAGTGAAGATATTGATATTATTCTTGGACTCAGTATGGGCGGAGACGATTATATGACCAAACCATTCAGTCCCGGCCAATTGGTAGCGAGAGTCAAAGCGCACTTGCGGCGCTATACCCTAAACGACCAGAAAAAGGATGATCCGCAAATCCTTAAATTCCCTGGTCTCGAAATTGACCTTGTCAGCCATATTGTCAAAGCAGGCAAACAGTTCATTTCGCTTTCCGCAAAGGAATTCGATTTGTTGACTCTGCTTGCTAAGACACCGAACCGGGTATACAAAATTGAGCATTTGTTTGAATTGATCTGGAGCCTGGACAGTCTGGGAGATCCCAGAACGCTTATTGTTCATATCAGCAACCTGCGTAAAAAAATTGAGCCAAATCCGGCAGAGCCGCGCTATATCATCACAGTAAGAGGTGTTGGTTATAAGTTTAACGGTTTTTTTGTTTAG
- a CDS encoding HAMP domain-containing sensor histidine kinase: MRKLPLGWQIWLVFASFILLLSIVMLLVLPTTLRSFFTNQIYLTIDAAQSNVLSDGLESPFQTPQEREIDQQDFRTVRHIILDQKPTSPSGAKGGQRSTFSPQQLEAFRAEAMAQKEETARYKMQIENSSILYQIRKVTINNKTSYILSYLWDTYSKELVKALYSKLLYVILLILLISWLPSMWLIRYVSKPLGLMVKQVKRIADRDWHEPLVPMIRGDEIGQLSSSIETMRQKLVQQDQAQQSFLQHISHELKTPIMVIRSYTEAIHEGIFPKGDLTGSIEVIDQEALRLEHRVQNLLYLTKLDYLRAHPGPDKVEFDLSQVIEETVERLRWKRPELVWHVELAPLLIHGYDEQWMIAMENLIDNQIRYAESEIRMDLMKTVEGTVLRIGNDGPPISEDTKAMLFQPFQKGKGGKFGLGMMIVKRTADLHQVRIEVLNDQPGKGVIFAFNFHA, from the coding sequence GTGAGAAAGCTCCCGCTGGGCTGGCAAATATGGCTCGTTTTCGCTTCATTTATCCTACTTCTTTCCATCGTAATGCTCCTGGTGCTACCCACTACTCTCAGAAGCTTTTTTACCAATCAGATCTATTTGACAATCGATGCTGCGCAGAGCAATGTACTCAGCGACGGCCTGGAGTCTCCGTTTCAAACACCTCAGGAGCGAGAAATCGATCAACAGGATTTTCGCACGGTTCGGCATATTATTTTGGATCAAAAGCCAACCAGTCCGAGCGGTGCAAAAGGAGGACAGCGCAGCACCTTTTCCCCTCAGCAATTGGAGGCTTTCAGAGCTGAAGCCATGGCGCAAAAGGAAGAAACTGCCCGCTACAAGATGCAAATCGAAAATTCCAGCATTTTGTATCAGATTCGAAAAGTAACCATCAATAACAAAACTTCCTACATCTTATCCTATTTATGGGATACCTATTCGAAAGAGCTGGTTAAAGCGCTCTACAGCAAGCTGCTCTATGTGATCCTTCTCATTCTGCTGATTAGTTGGCTGCCCTCCATGTGGTTGATCCGATATGTATCGAAGCCCTTGGGTCTTATGGTTAAACAGGTCAAGCGCATAGCGGATCGAGATTGGCATGAACCTCTGGTCCCCATGATTCGCGGCGATGAAATTGGGCAGCTGTCGTCCTCCATTGAGACGATGCGACAAAAGCTGGTCCAGCAGGATCAAGCCCAGCAAAGCTTTTTGCAGCATATTTCGCATGAGCTGAAAACACCAATCATGGTCATTCGCAGCTACACCGAAGCTATTCATGAAGGCATTTTTCCAAAAGGCGACTTGACAGGCTCCATAGAGGTGATTGATCAAGAAGCCCTGAGGCTCGAGCATCGTGTACAAAATTTGTTATATCTAACGAAGCTGGATTACTTGCGGGCCCATCCGGGTCCGGATAAGGTGGAGTTTGATCTTTCGCAGGTGATTGAAGAAACTGTGGAGCGGTTGAGGTGGAAAAGACCGGAGCTCGTCTGGCACGTGGAACTGGCTCCACTGTTGATTCACGGTTACGATGAGCAGTGGATGATCGCAATGGAAAATTTGATCGATAATCAGATTCGATATGCGGAGTCGGAAATCCGTATGGATCTTATGAAAACAGTAGAGGGCACCGTGTTGCGGATCGGCAACGACGGTCCCCCGATTTCCGAGGATACGAAAGCCATGCTGTTCCAGCCGTTTCAAAAGGGGAAAGGCGGCAAGTTCGGGCTCGGCATGATGATCGTCAAAAGAACCGCGGACCTGCATCAAGTCCGGATAGAAGTGCTGAATGATCAACCAGGTAAAGGCGTGATCTTCGCATTTAATTTTCATGCATGA
- a CDS encoding GGDEF domain-containing protein, whose amino-acid sequence MYSEDLTQFQGFNWPQTEPLFRQMVLDAWDAICLFDITGSLLFASSSHEKNIGFLPAQVNDLIARVDSEYRVDMRKLFHNAVQIGKKGRLEFRFQILDGSWLWFETLALPIRDPDGTIYQVAFMSNDITVKKLQEAKLIAMAYHDPLTGLPNRRRFKEHLHQEILYAKRTGKMMALLYLDLDDFKIINDTMGHDVGDAFLQAFSHRVRSCLREVDLFSRMGGDEFTILLPLMDSVQSVETVAKRIFQSIEEPYQLDGNQFQSSISMGIALYPTDGEDYSVLLKKVDIALYHVKGKGRNGYQFYNQEMFMNRK is encoded by the coding sequence TTGTACAGCGAAGATCTCACTCAATTTCAAGGGTTCAATTGGCCTCAAACTGAGCCATTATTTCGCCAAATGGTATTGGATGCCTGGGACGCAATATGTCTGTTTGATATTACTGGCAGCCTTCTTTTTGCTTCCAGCTCACATGAAAAGAATATCGGCTTTCTTCCTGCCCAAGTGAATGATCTCATTGCTCGAGTGGATTCGGAATATCGGGTCGACATGCGCAAACTGTTTCACAATGCCGTGCAAATCGGCAAAAAAGGCAGGCTGGAGTTCCGCTTTCAGATTCTGGATGGAAGTTGGCTTTGGTTTGAAACTCTGGCGCTTCCAATCCGGGACCCCGACGGGACGATTTATCAAGTTGCCTTCATGTCCAATGACATTACCGTCAAAAAATTACAGGAGGCTAAGCTTATAGCTATGGCCTACCACGATCCTCTGACGGGACTTCCGAATCGCAGACGGTTTAAAGAGCATTTGCATCAAGAAATCCTTTATGCGAAGCGAACCGGAAAAATGATGGCTTTGCTTTATTTGGATCTCGATGATTTCAAGATTATTAATGATACCATGGGACACGATGTGGGCGACGCTTTTCTTCAAGCTTTCTCCCATCGAGTACGCAGCTGTCTGCGGGAAGTGGATTTGTTCTCACGAATGGGGGGCGATGAATTCACCATTTTACTTCCGTTAATGGATTCGGTCCAAAGTGTGGAAACTGTGGCAAAACGAATTTTCCAGAGTATCGAGGAACCGTACCAGCTGGACGGCAATCAGTTTCAATCATCGATAAGCATGGGAATTGCCCTATATCCAACGGATGGTGAAGACTACAGTGTGCTTCTGAAGAAGGTCGATATAGCACTCTACCATGTAAAAGGCAAAGGCAGAAACGGCTATCAGTTTTATAACCAGGAAATGTTCATGAATCGCAAATGA
- a CDS encoding glycosyltransferase produces the protein MYQAKTKVLILSGDLGDGHQQAANALMETAKLVQPDAEVTIINFMELAHPYLHTFGRYLFVKGVKNFPSVYGYLYRKTRHSDTPSSVLKTFNLFSVGRLFKLLEELQPTVVASTFPLAAYAMSLLKSKGLTAVPTVTVITDHTDHSYWVHPHTDQYIVGSEHVRTRLNRIGIMDSLISVTGIPVRPSFNQTYERENLREKYDLHPFLPTVLIMGGGYGIIDKGISSLLKSDKFTEQMQFIIVCGRNDKLRQQLIAEAEHSKHRIVVTGFVDHIYEIMALADLIITKPGGLTTSEALTLGIPMLLYKPLAGQEQDNAAFLLEAGAAMQAVDAVDLQIKCSELIRQPKLLFMMKQNAKRIRSVNSAYQAVEVMLQTAQMLTDQMEYSHA, from the coding sequence ATGTATCAAGCGAAAACGAAAGTGCTTATTCTCTCCGGAGACTTGGGCGACGGACACCAGCAAGCAGCCAATGCGCTTATGGAAACTGCCAAGCTTGTTCAACCTGACGCGGAAGTCACTATCATTAATTTTATGGAACTGGCCCATCCATATTTACATACGTTTGGACGGTATTTATTCGTCAAAGGGGTAAAAAATTTCCCATCCGTTTACGGCTACCTCTACCGCAAAACACGACATTCGGATACGCCTTCTTCCGTGCTCAAGACATTTAATCTATTCAGTGTGGGCCGTTTGTTTAAATTGCTGGAGGAGCTTCAGCCTACTGTCGTCGCAAGCACCTTTCCGCTGGCTGCCTACGCGATGTCGCTGCTAAAAAGCAAAGGCTTAACGGCCGTTCCAACGGTTACCGTCATCACGGACCATACCGACCACAGCTACTGGGTGCATCCCCATACAGACCAATACATAGTGGGCTCCGAACACGTTCGGACACGTTTAAACCGGATAGGTATCATGGATTCCCTTATTTCGGTGACAGGCATTCCTGTGCGTCCGTCCTTCAACCAGACTTATGAGCGGGAAAACCTCCGTGAAAAGTATGATCTACATCCTTTCCTTCCTACTGTACTTATTATGGGCGGTGGGTACGGAATCATTGACAAAGGAATCTCAAGCTTGTTAAAGAGCGACAAGTTCACGGAGCAAATGCAGTTCATCATTGTCTGCGGGCGCAACGACAAGCTCAGGCAGCAATTGATTGCGGAAGCTGAGCACTCGAAGCATCGGATTGTGGTCACCGGCTTTGTCGATCACATCTATGAAATTATGGCACTCGCCGATTTAATCATCACCAAGCCTGGCGGTTTGACGACTTCGGAAGCACTGACGCTTGGCATTCCAATGCTTCTTTATAAGCCTCTTGCCGGACAAGAGCAGGATAATGCCGCTTTCCTGCTTGAAGCAGGAGCAGCTATGCAAGCAGTGGATGCCGTGGATTTGCAGATCAAATGCTCGGAGCTTATCCGGCAGCCGAAGCTGTTATTTATGATGAAGCAAAATGCGAAGCGTATCCGATCGGTGAATTCAGCTTATCAGGCTGTGGAAGTAATGCTGCAAACCGCGCAAATGTTAACGGATCAAATGGAGTATTCTCATGCATGA
- a CDS encoding response regulator — MTKVMIVDDAAFLRTVLREIVEGMGFEVAIEAGDGYAAVKSYTKYRPDVTIMDITMPEMDGITAIKRIRELDSSAKIIVCSSMGSFNLIMESMQAGAKDFIVKPFDRSRIRESILNVSKK; from the coding sequence ATGACGAAGGTAATGATCGTTGATGATGCGGCTTTTTTAAGAACGGTTCTCCGTGAGATTGTGGAGGGAATGGGTTTTGAAGTTGCCATTGAAGCAGGCGATGGTTATGCCGCAGTTAAGTCTTATACGAAATACCGTCCGGATGTGACCATAATGGATATTACGATGCCGGAAATGGACGGGATTACAGCGATCAAGCGAATTAGGGAATTAGACTCCTCGGCGAAGATCATCGTTTGCTCGTCAATGGGGTCTTTCAATCTAATCATGGAATCCATGCAAGCCGGGGCAAAGGATTTCATCGTCAAACCATTCGATCGGTCTCGGATCAGGGAATCCATTTTGAATGTAAGCAAGAAATAA
- a CDS encoding helix-turn-helix domain-containing protein, giving the protein MAAATELFQHLRRFGFTELEAKCLHVLSELGSITGYEIAKRMGISRSNVYAALQKLVEKGFVLESKGEPTLYQTISIDEIADTIEAHFKASIRYVKEHMPKQDAKRTEYFTVDGDAKVLERIRAELGKVKTEALCDLWSEEAKLWSKALNQAVEQGARILVSAVGASDLPGIQVFPHVRDEAWQEGSGRKFSFVLDRNLAIIGTRGGSEPTKAVITEHPAMVELLIHSFFQDVVLHELQQDSGAKLEDRYGRNFKKIIQKYTTATNTELKRRKKR; this is encoded by the coding sequence TTGGCAGCAGCAACAGAGCTTTTTCAACATTTGCGAAGATTTGGTTTTACGGAGCTTGAGGCCAAGTGCTTGCATGTACTTTCGGAATTGGGCTCGATAACCGGCTATGAAATCGCCAAGAGGATGGGAATTTCCAGATCCAATGTGTATGCCGCCTTACAGAAGCTGGTGGAGAAGGGTTTCGTTCTTGAAAGCAAAGGAGAGCCGACCTTGTATCAGACCATTTCAATCGACGAGATCGCAGATACCATCGAAGCCCATTTTAAAGCGTCCATTCGCTATGTCAAAGAGCATATGCCCAAGCAGGATGCGAAGCGGACTGAATACTTTACTGTAGATGGCGACGCCAAGGTTTTGGAGCGGATCCGCGCAGAGCTCGGCAAAGTGAAGACAGAAGCGCTCTGTGATTTATGGTCCGAGGAAGCAAAGCTATGGTCGAAGGCATTGAATCAAGCGGTGGAGCAGGGGGCGAGAATCCTTGTATCTGCAGTAGGTGCATCAGATTTGCCCGGGATTCAGGTATTCCCTCATGTCCGGGACGAAGCTTGGCAGGAAGGTTCCGGAAGAAAGTTTTCTTTTGTGCTTGACCGAAATCTCGCGATTATCGGAACAAGGGGCGGATCTGAACCTACAAAGGCTGTAATTACCGAGCACCCCGCTATGGTGGAGCTGCTGATCCACAGCTTCTTTCAGGATGTCGTGCTCCACGAGCTGCAGCAGGATTCGGGTGCTAAGCTGGAGGATCGATATGGCAGGAATTTTAAAAAAATCATCCAAAAATATACGACTGCAACCAACACCGAACTAAAAAGGAGAAAAAAGAGATGA
- a CDS encoding DUF554 domain-containing protein, giving the protein MALWGTIVNALAIIVGGLLGILLPRISEGMRNTVMQGLGLAVVVLGITMALKSNNFLIVIISLVLGGILGEWLRIELRLQQLGKWLEKQVGKVSVKTAGQSGIAEGFVTATLVYCIGAMAIIGSIDSGLRHDHGILYTKSMLDGFSSIIFASTLGIGVIFSAVPVLLYQGAIAVAATFITLMISDASLNAIIVEVTAVGGILIIGIGINILLIKKINVANLLPSLLIAAISVPVYKQVSDWLTIWFH; this is encoded by the coding sequence GTGGCACTATGGGGGACGATCGTAAATGCGCTTGCCATTATTGTGGGAGGATTGCTCGGCATTCTCCTGCCGCGCATTTCCGAGGGAATGCGCAATACGGTGATGCAAGGACTCGGTCTAGCGGTGGTTGTGCTTGGGATTACAATGGCTCTTAAATCCAATAACTTTTTGATTGTGATCATCAGTCTGGTGCTTGGAGGTATTTTGGGAGAATGGCTGCGCATAGAATTGAGGCTGCAGCAGCTGGGTAAATGGCTGGAAAAGCAGGTGGGGAAAGTCTCCGTCAAAACCGCTGGCCAAAGCGGCATAGCTGAAGGATTCGTAACAGCGACCTTGGTCTACTGCATTGGAGCCATGGCTATTATCGGATCTATTGATAGCGGTCTCAGGCACGACCATGGTATATTATATACCAAATCCATGCTGGACGGCTTTTCTTCTATCATTTTTGCTTCCACATTGGGCATAGGCGTCATATTTTCTGCAGTACCTGTTTTGCTATACCAGGGGGCTATCGCTGTTGCCGCCACATTCATCACGCTAATGATCAGCGATGCTTCATTGAACGCCATCATTGTAGAAGTAACGGCTGTAGGCGGAATACTGATCATCGGGATAGGAATTAACATTTTGCTGATCAAGAAAATCAATGTCGCCAATCTGCTGCCTTCACTTCTGATCGCTGCCATTTCCGTACCTGTTTACAAGCAAGTATCTGATTGGCTTACGATCTGGTTTCACTAG
- a CDS encoding response regulator transcription factor, translating into MAYRIYLVEDEVNLNQVLTTYLQKEGWEVLSFTAGEAIQPFMQIPADLWILDIMLPDTDGFSLLREIKEKYSQTPVVFISARDAELDRVIGLEMGSDDYLPKPFLPRELVIRVKRLLERVYGSGLIKEQSAELSGLGPYTIDEQKRMVLDADGMVDLTSKEFDILLLFKNHQGQAFSREQVLRQVWGDDYFGTDRVVDDLIRRLRKKLPELRIETMYGYGYRMVVL; encoded by the coding sequence ATGGCATACCGCATTTATCTCGTTGAAGATGAAGTTAATTTGAATCAGGTACTCACCACCTATCTGCAAAAAGAAGGCTGGGAGGTCCTTTCCTTTACCGCAGGAGAGGCCATACAACCGTTTATGCAAATTCCCGCAGACTTGTGGATACTCGATATTATGCTGCCGGATACGGACGGTTTTTCTCTGCTTAGAGAGATTAAGGAGAAATATTCCCAAACACCGGTGGTTTTTATCTCAGCCAGAGATGCAGAGCTGGATCGAGTGATCGGGCTGGAAATGGGCAGCGATGACTATTTGCCAAAGCCTTTTTTGCCCAGAGAACTGGTCATTCGAGTGAAAAGGCTGCTGGAGCGGGTTTATGGGTCCGGTCTGATCAAAGAGCAGTCTGCAGAGCTGAGTGGTCTAGGACCTTATACCATAGATGAGCAGAAGCGGATGGTGCTGGATGCTGACGGCATGGTGGATCTCACCTCGAAAGAATTCGACATTCTTCTGCTGTTTAAAAACCACCAAGGCCAGGCTTTTTCCAGAGAACAAGTGCTGCGGCAGGTTTGGGGCGATGATTATTTTGGCACCGATAGGGTTGTGGATGACTTGATTCGCCGTCTGCGTAAAAAATTGCCTGAGCTTCGCATAGAAACGATGTATGGTTACGGGTACAGGATGGTGGTCCTGTGA
- a CDS encoding thiamine diphosphokinase, with translation MNGKRITIVTGGIIGDWALQELRQADLLIGSDRGALFLVRQGFKPDISLGDFDSVSDDERAEIQAGSKDFLSCDPIDKDLTDTEMAFQWALEQKPAEIKLLGALGTRFDHSLANIHLLRRGLEHGVSCKIIDAYNEVVLINSLSVITKGRFTHISLLPLSLEVTGITLHGFVYPLRNATLTIGQSLGISNILQHEQGRIELESGYLLVIQSKDPE, from the coding sequence ATGAACGGAAAACGGATCACGATTGTAACCGGAGGAATTATTGGAGACTGGGCGCTGCAGGAGCTTCGGCAGGCGGACTTGCTGATCGGCTCCGATCGGGGGGCCCTATTCCTTGTTCGTCAAGGCTTTAAGCCGGATATATCACTCGGTGACTTCGACTCGGTTTCCGATGATGAGCGCGCCGAGATTCAAGCGGGAAGCAAGGACTTTCTCAGCTGCGATCCGATTGACAAGGATTTGACGGATACCGAGATGGCCTTCCAATGGGCACTTGAGCAAAAGCCTGCCGAAATCAAGCTTCTCGGCGCACTGGGAACGCGGTTTGATCACTCACTCGCTAATATTCATCTGCTGCGACGAGGATTGGAACATGGCGTTTCCTGCAAAATCATAGATGCCTACAATGAAGTCGTTTTAATCAATAGTCTCTCTGTGATCACCAAAGGGAGATTTACGCATATATCCCTGCTGCCCCTTAGCCTTGAAGTGACTGGGATTACACTGCATGGATTTGTTTATCCCCTCCGGAATGCCACACTCACCATTGGACAATCGCTGGGGATCAGTAATATTCTTCAGCACGAGCAAGGACGCATCGAGCTGGAATCGGGTTATTTGCTGGTGATTCAAAGCAAGGATCCCGAATGA